The genomic stretch GATGTTGTTATTCATGTTAGTATGAATCGGTGTGATGAACATGTTGATGAAATTGTTGTAAATTGATGTATTAATTGATTAACCTATGAGTAATTGATATGATAATTATAGTATAAATTATACATGTTGATTTATGTGCGATTTGGGTGAATTAGGGTTGAAATCGGAGTTTTGAAAAAGCTCCAATGGAAGAAATCACAGTTCTACTTTCTACACAGCGGTGACGAGCCAACGTCACTGCATCGGGTGAGCTAACAAGCGTCAGCATGGTGACGGGGCGACCGTCATGGTCCCTGAGGCGGACTTCTTGCCCCGGGCGTCACAGGATGACAAGTTTGTGTGTGGGTAGGTTAGCGGGTTGTCATAACCACTGTCATGATTGGTGGTTGACCGTCAGCCCTTCGGTTGACTAGTTTTAGGTTGACGACTCGATTTTTCGAGCTGTCTCCAATTGTAGTGACTATTGGTTGTTATTTTATTGTGTTTGATGAGTTGGTGAATAAATTGATATGTTTTATGAGTTGTGTGAATACTTGTGAATGAATAGGCATATTTTGTTGAATGCTTGTATGATTACACGTTGATGAGTCGTAATTATAAAGCATGATTATTCATGTTAAAATGATGGTCTTATTGGCGAGTACGTAGGGATGGAAATGAGTAGGGTTTGGGCAGGATACTATAGTACTCATTCCCATACCTGTGATTTTAAAAAATCCCCGTGCCCGAGCCCATACTCACTTGGGTGTCAAATTTAGCACTCGTACTCATACCATATGAGTATGTAAGTACCCATACCCGTACCCATGACCCGCATttctataaaaaataaatagattaattataaaatatcatataattttaatttttttaaaatattaaaaagtTTTCAAACAATTTATTGTTGAAATAAACGAACACTTATATTAAGTACATAATAGTTTAACATTGATATATGTTTTATAATTGATAGACAtacatttttatataataatataaattaaaatataaaaatataaaaataaaaataaaaatacataaatatatagTATGTGGGTATGGGGAATGGTGGGTATTAAGGTGCTCATACCCATACTCATACCCGCTTATTTTTGTGGGTAATTACCCGAGCCCATGCCCGTATCCATTTTTGCGGGTTTTTACCTACCCGTTGTGGATAAATTTTTGGGTACCCACTAGGGATGAGTCAAATTGTCATCCCTAAGTACGTGGTTCGAATGGGAACTAATTGGACGGGAACTAAGCTCATATCTGATTTGATAAAGCGTGATTATTTATATTAAAATGGTGGTCTTATGAAAATCGAACCGAACTGATGGGTTCAACTGGTTAGACCGGGAATTAGCCCCATGTCTGGTTTAATAAACACCTATAACTGATCTGCCAAGGAACCATGATAAAAATcgaagaaaaaaaaacaattaaaattaCGCATCCTCTAATCACAAAGGTTAAACTAGTTTTCTTAAaactttaaatttttttaatttttttaaaaacaaaaatattattaaaaataaaataaatcacAAATTTAATACTATTGAATCAAATGTGTCTCACAATGGTCTCACTCTAACTCATTCagaattttgatttttttaataatGAAGTAGAGACTTTTATTTATAATCGACAATCTCCActttattttttaatatttttaatacGAGACTTAATTCTTTTATAATATTAAGATAGTTTTTTCATAAAGTTGATAATATAAAAGAAAATGTGTTTCTTTCCaatatttttttgtttaaaacaaacACGACACTAATATAATTTTTTTACATCAACCACAAAAATTCTAATATTCTTTAATTCTTCCTCAAGCTGATTTTCGTAAAAAAAAATTAGACGCAAAAAAAACCAACAAAATGTGTAATAAATACCTAATGCTAAATCATATAACCTTAAACCTTAAACTCCTGTCCATGCTTGTTTTATGTGTGGTCTAATTTTAATTATCTTAGGTAAAACAATAAAGTAGAATGAGGTGATTGTCATCGTTATTAGCTTAGCCCGTGTCCTCAATTCTATCGGGGATGATTATTGAACATCCATCCATCACTAAAAAAAATGTAAATTTTTTCATCAAAATAAAATTTacttatatatttttaaatattcaCATTTCATTTCTTCGTAccataaaaaattaattattaaatgAAATTACGaattttttatcaaaataatccatatttaaaaaaaaatcaaaatgtCCCACTTTAAAGAATTGCTGTCAAATGAATTTACGTCTActctctaagttaaagaggtgACGATAATTGGATTGACTTATGCACCTAatgttgtcaatccaattgacgcctatgtgttatttttaaatgcagtcgccaattggattgacaccaGTGTGTATTGTGTAATTTTTTGGGTTAATAATCGACATATTATATAAAAGTCGAAATCGGAAATAGTAATATTATGGTTGGCATATCGATGTCGAATGTCTTGATAATGATCTTCTTGTTGGAggtggtacggggtatgctcttggtattatGGTTGGGTGTTTGACATGGTAAAGTCGTAAGTATGTATGTTTATGGACCGATAATCTTGTTGGGTATGGGTTGTGAATAATCGGTCTAGTAACTTTGTGGGGGTTagatgttcaagcttcttgggTGTAAGTGACTTGGCGTGGGTCGTACAGATACATATCCTCGTGGAGAAACTCAAATCGAATCGATTTGTACCCAACCATATAATTACAAGTTGATTTTTCTTCGTTTGGCATCATAtcgtcagttaagacatggtcattTTGATGCTTCCATTTTAACCCGCACTCACCCACGCAGTGCATCGtgtctctcaatacttctaaaTTGTTCGCCTTTAGGTATGTCTTCGTCTCACTACACCTCTATTTATACTAAAAATTATACAATATACACtggtgtcaatccaattggcgatTGCATTTAAAAATAACACATTGATaccaattggattgacaacactaGTGCAGAAGTCAATCCAATTGACTTCATCTCTTTAAATTAAAGAGCATACGTCAATTGATCTGACAACAATTCtaaattattttagaatttttttaaaaaactgAATTATTTAAGATAAAAAATCTGAAATTGATCATTCAAAATAAATAAGAcataaaatttatatttttaaaaattaaaattttaaatacTAAATTATCTAAGTACTACATATTATAGTAATTATGTAATAAATTAATAAATACAATGGTAATTTAATAGTTTTGAATAGGTTAGAGAATGTGGGTGGATATCAACACCTTTCTCTGATTTTTAAATTTTGGATTTCTCCTACAATTATTCTCAGTTAAATCAATTTTTCTCATTAAATCAAGACGGGTTCACCTAAGCTGGAATTTTGTTGTCATCTAATTTCAGTTTATATACTATTGAACACTTTTTTTTTACTCTTATCCTCTTAGGATATTGATTCCCAACAAGATCCTTAATCCATTCATTTTTATTGTTCTCATTATTATCCAAAACATTTTTCAATGTAAATTATTGCCAAATTAAGAACTGCATAAATAGGTTAATCCAAGTTTACACTACACTTTCTTTTCTTAACTAGCAAATGCTTTGAGCGGTTCCTTGAAAATGTCAAAAATAAACTTTTCTATAAATAACTCTACCACTAGTTTTTTCGCTACACTTCATCATCAATATCATCAACAAAACCTAAGTTAATTCTGTTCCACACAAGCTTTTCAAATCATACATTCATATTCATCGCAAAAATGTTGAATGAAGGGAATGAAAATGTTTTAAAGGTGAAATCTAGCTTAACAAACTCATCATTGTATATAgtagtttttttttcttttttttttctgCACATAATCCAATAAAATTTCCATCAATGAGCTCACATAATTCTTACAACATGAGATCCAAAGGATCcattgaaaatgaaaacaaagGCACTGTGAAAGATAAAGATGATGGGGTAAGTTAAACATGTTGAAACTTTGAATCTTAATTAACACGCACCATGTGTTTGATGAAATTACCGTGTTACATTTTGAACTATATGTTTTATATCATTTCTTAAAGAGACACATAATTTAGGGTACTTCTTGTagtaaaaagagagagagagagagagaaaaaaagtttttctttttaaattttaTTTGTGTAGTAGTTCAAAATGATGACAGCTTGATGAACACATTACAAATCCAGGGAGGAAGTGGAAGCAAACCAGGGAAGATGGTGTCTCCAAACAACAAAGAATTTATGTTCATatgttttcttgtgtctctttgGTACTCATCAAACATTGGTGTCATTCTTCTCAACAAATACCTTCTCTCAAAttatggtttcaagtttccaatCTTCCTTACAATGTGTCACATGTCAGCTTGTGCTATTTTTAGCTACATCTCCATTGTGTTCTTCAAGGTTGTTCCTCAACAGATGATTAAATCAAGGTCACAGTTCTTGAAGATTGCAACTTTGAGCATTGTTTTTTGTGCGTCGGTGGTTGGTGGCAACATTTCTCTGAGGTATTTGGCTGTTTCTTTTAACCAAGCGGTGGGTGCAACCACACCTTTCTTCACGGCTGTTTTTGCTTATTTGGCTACCTTTAAGAGAGAAGCTTGGATTACATATGCTGCTCTTGTTCCTGTTGTTGCTGGTGTTGTCATTGCAAGTGGGgtatgtttttttttctttctttttcaatttttgtttgaTTTTATGGAATCAATCATCTGTATGCTCAGTGAATTTGACTTATTATGCTTGCTTATGATGTAAATGTGTTGATTGATACATGTTTATGAGTGAATGAAGGTATACAACACTCCAGATCTGGAATGTTGTCTATAAGATCTATGTTTTTCAGAGCTGCAAATCTATGACATTTGGAATTTTAATTTTCTGATCTGCACTTTTCTGGTTTATTATTATAATATCCAAAAGCCAGATTTTTTTGGTAATTTTATAAACATTTAGCATTTCAGTTACTTAATTAATTGTCATGAATTCGCCTCCGCATTATAATTTAATTTGTTATTGAACAAGATGGTGCATATTTCCTATCTATTTTCTGTATGTATACACATGATTTTTTCTGCAGCACCTTAATTTTTTGTTGGTGACGGTAGGGCGAGCCAGGGTTTCACGTATTCGGATTTGTTATGTGCCTAAGCGCAACCGCTGCAAGAGCTTTCAAATCTGTTCTTCAGGGCATTTTACTTTCTTCTGAAGGGTAAAATATTCTGCACCATACCTATGATTTCTAACTTCCTTTTCTATTTCTATCTTTACACCAAAATTGCACAATCTTTTGTTTTCTTAATTTTAAAGAACTGCTGCTTATATTGTTTCATACATTCCAACCTATCAGGGAGAAGTTGAACTCGATGAATTTGCTCCTGTATATGTCTCCGATCGCAGTCGTACTTTTGTTGCCTGCAGCGCTTATCATGGAGCCAAATGTTATAGATGTCACCTTAACACTTGGAAAGGAACATAAATTTATGGGTGTGCTTCTTCTTCTTAACTCCGCCACAGCATATGCAGCAAACTTAACAAACTTCCTGGTGACAAAACATACAAGTGCTTTGACACTCCAGGTCTGTCGcttttattaatattttatatatCATATTAGACGCAAAATCGGAACAATTCATGTTAGGTGGGCCTATTACAAACTTAGCTTTGTTATTTTGTGCAACTTATTTATTTACTGAATTTTCTGTCAAATCTTGTTAACCAGGTATTAGGCAATGCAAAAGGCGCTGTAGCTGTTGTTATCTCAATACTGATATTCAGAAACCCTGTCACTGTTATTGGCATGGGTGGCTATGCAGTTACTGTAATGGGAGTTGTTGCATATGGAGAAACAAAAAGGAGGTTTAGATGAACAGTTCCCTCCCATTCACTGATTGTCATATTCATGTATTTTATTGTAGTTTATTTACATCATTAAGATTATTTGTAACGTGACTAGGAGTAGGGGCGACGACGCGGGGGACGTGACGTGATTTTATAATGTTATTCTGTTGTATCTAGCACATAAATATTTATATATCATTAGTACATTGTTATGATCTAATTGAAGGATCACTTGTTACGTACAGAAAACTGAAATTGTGTATAGCAAAATTTCAGAGGCATTCTGAATTCATTCTTAATTAAAAAGAGTGCATTCTGAATTAAAAGAAACTCTACCATATAAATATAGTTATCAACTTTAAAGATGTATACAATTTTATTGTAAACTACAAAAATGCACTTATCAACAATAGTGTTCAAGAGATCTCTACTTTGTGCTCAACAATTATAAACATCATTATCAATTTTGCCAGTGTTGAGATATTTGTATTACAAACCAAAAAAATCAAAGTAGCTTGGATATAGATTCTTGTAAATgttcaaatttaattcaaatctAAAAATATTGAATTAGATAAGAACAAAAATATTCAGGGACCATACTCTTGTAATAATTTGAACCATACTCTTGTATTAATTTGTTCTAAGCTAGCTCAGGACCAGATGGAAGTGCATCGTAACCATCATGGTGTTGTTTATTTGTAGTATTTTTGTTTTCAACTGGGATGCATTTCAAGATAACAGCTACAGGCATGCTAATTGCTCCAATTAAAACACTGAGTAACCAGAATTGCCAGCTTAGAGGCACAGTGCTGGCAAATGCTCCAAGAAATTCAACTATCACCGCTTGAAATGCGACGGTGGCAAAAATTATCATCAAGAATATCCAGCTGTCAAACATGCCTTTGAATATGTTTATCTTTTCCATATCTCTGCTGTTTATCTCATTAAACACCTGCAAACAAATAGAAGACAATGGGAAACAACAGACAATAAGTGCAAAACAATGTGCTGTACCTTTGTCTACAAAAACAATGTACTCCTATACATTAAAATGACAAACTGTAAAAGTAACATAATCCCTAATTTACTGTCATTTGTCTGTAAACAAAATATCGACACATTAGTACCTGACAAAACACAAAAGAGTTGAATATCAAAGTGTTAAGCACTTCAGTTGCATCTGAACCACCAATTCTGAGTAGCCTCTTGCCATCAAAATTTAGAATAGCAAGCACAATTAACTGATAAATACTCTGTCCAATGATATTCCTCCACATAGTTTTGGTGATAAAGCTTGTTCCCCTTCCCACCGGGGGTCTTTTCAAAAGTCCATCGTTGGGAGGTTCAGTAGCAAGGGCTAAAGCTCCTAGAGTGTCCATAATCAAGTTGACCCAAAGTAACTGAACAGCTGTGAGTGGTGCAGACCCTGAAAATAAGGAAAACTATATCATAGTACCTAATGTTCCTTTGAAACATGAAAAAGAACATGAAAAAGGAAATCGATTAACAAAACAAACCAGTGATGCATGCAGAGACGAAGTTGATAATAAGCGCGACAACATTAACTGTTAATTGAAACTGCACAAATTTTTGAATGTTTATATATACTGCTCGTCCCCATTTCACCACATTGACAATAGTTGCGAAGTTATCATCCATTATAATCACATCAGCCTTTTCTTTGGCGACCTGTAAATAGTTTTAATGTCCCAAAAAATAATTATTTGATATACCAAACTAACATTACACTTAATTGACAGAAATTAGAATCAACATGGTAAACAAGATGCATACCTCGGTTCCAGCTATGCCCATGGCAAGTCCAATGTTTGCCTCATGCAATGCAGGAGCATCATTTGTTCCGTCGCCGGTAACAGCAACCACCTCACCAAACATATTCTTCAAATTGGTAACTAACTTATGCTTGTCGAGCGGTAAGGATCGTGCCATCACCTGAGACCAAATTCAATACATAATAAAGGAAAGTTCAGAATTTCAAGAGACTTGAAAGTCACAAAATATACAATGAGATCATAACCTGGATTCTCGGTATTATATCCTTCAGTTGCTCAGTGGACAAGTCACGAAAGCTCGGTCCCTCTATGGCTACACCATCATCGGTAAGTATACCACATTCCTTAGCTATAGCTTTAGCTGTATTTATGTTATCACCAGTGACCATGCGGACGGTTATTCCAGCTGCGATACAAGTTTGAACAGCTTCCTTAACACCAGGGCGTACAGGATCCTTGATTCCAACTATAGCTATTAGAGTATAACCACTATCAGGAATTTTTGTTCCTCCCCGCGTTTCATTTATATCTTTGACTGCCAAACACAGAGTTCTTAAAGCTTCAGAGGCAAAGCTATTTATAACATCTAAGACGACATTTGCGCGATTTGCAGGAAGATCAACTACTTGCCCGTTGCAATCAATAATTTTGTCACACATTTCTAATATTATTTCAGATGCACCTTTGCAGAAAGCTTGAACACTTCCATCAGGGAGACTGACGAGTACAGACATCTTTTTTCGGACTGAATTAAAAGGCTCAAGCTTAAGTATCTTATAAGCTTTACTATGGTTGCGAGCATCAAAATCAGAACCTAAAAGCAAGCCAAATTCCAATAGCGCTGATTCTGTTGGGCTTCCCAATATTGTGTTCTTTCCATTTTTATCCTTAACTATTTCAGCAGAAGTATTTTGACATATAGCCTGCAAAAGTATGCTCAGAACTCCTTCTGGTATGTTCGTTTTCAGTTCATCTGCACTCTCATTACCTTTCAATTGGGTGGTATTTTCACATATCCATATTTTGTTAACCACCATATGGTTAGTGGTCAATGTTCCTGTCTTATCTGTACAAATGCAACTAGCTGAACCCATTGTCTCGCAAGCAGAAAGATGTCTTACGAGTGCCTTGTCATTCATTAATTTTTTCATAGCAAAAGCAAGACTTAGTGTCACAGCCAGTGGTAATCCTTCGGGAACCGCGACAACTATTATGGTTACAGCAATTGCGAAGAAGTTCAGTAGCTTTGTTGCATCATTTGAAGACCAATTGCTAAACTCACCATGAAGTGCTTTTTCAACAAGAAACCTTATAGTCAATACCAAAAATGTCACAATGGCGAAACCCAAACCAATTTTCCCAATAATAGTAGCAACGCCATTCAATTTCACCTGCAATGGTGTCTCATCATCTCCTCCCTCGTTTAGAGTTTCCATCAATTTTCCCCATTCAGTCCTCATGCCAACAGTTGTGACTAACATCTTCCCCTGACCATCCTGCACTTTAGTTCCCGAGAGAAGGAAAGGGTGTTTTTCAGTTATAAATACAGGTTCACTTTCACCTGACAAACTCGATTCATCAATAAGCAAAGAGTATCCAGATATATAAGTTCCATCAGCTGGAACTTGATCTCCAGTTGACAAATGAACAATGTCACCAACTACTACATCATAAATCGatattttctttcttttcccaTCCCTAGTGACCTGAACAAAAATCTTTTTCTTCTCTTTGTCCAAATCCATGAACTGTAGGGATTGTTTGTAATCACTGACAGCAGTAACAATGACAACCAAGAATATACTGATTATGATTCCGACCCCATCGTACGTTCCCTTTGGCCACCCTTCAGTGGCAATTCCAACACCTATAGAAATTACGGCACAAACCATGAGAATAGTTAGAGTTAAGTCCTGCATTGCATCCCATACAAACATCAGGAACGTTCGTGGAGGTTTCTCCGTATAACGATTGACCCCAAAGATTTTTTGTCTGCAATCTATACTTGCTTCACTGACACCTTCATCAGTAGATACCGACAGTTTCCTTGCAATGGCTTCAACTCCACCATTATTACTCAAGTTCCTATAATCCTGACTACGGACAATAGAAGCGATCTCATTTGGATGAATCTCAAAACCAGCTTCTGTTGCCTCTTGTGATAACTTGTATTCAACTCGGTTACCAGCTGCATAAGAAAAACAGATGAGCTTAGAAAAACAGTTGAAGAGAAAGTAATTAATTCTAAAGCAATGCCATGAACTTCAAGTACTGAATTTTGAGTACCATACCATCAATAAACTGCAATGCTGCCTTCTGAACATAGAGAGCAATACGAATTTTTTCCTGATGGTGTAAATAAAGTTAATATAGCCAAAGTGGTACTGAGGAATTGACAATATATACATTAATGATTGTATATTACAATAATAAGAATAATGTCGttattgaatttttattttaaatctagATATTTTATGTGAATTTAAAGGCTGAATCCATTGGCATAAATGAAGGTTTAAGCCCATTAGTCTTTTTTGAGATAGTATGGTAGATGATATAGTCCTATTTGGAGAGTTGAAGAAGGATTTAAACGAGAGATTGAAGACTTGGAGACGAACTTTAGAAACGCATGATTTTCGTCTAAGCAGAAGTAAGAAGTAACACGGTGTATATGGATATAAGTTCGGCAAAAGAAGAAGTGTTTCTAACAGGAAACTTGGAGAGCACGTCATTCAACAAGTCTCACGGTTTAAATATCAAAGGCCTGTAATACAAAACGATGGAGAAATAAAAGGGAATGTAAATCATCGAATTCAAGTTGAGTGGCTGAAATGGAGGAGGGATTCAGGGATTTTTTTTACATAAAGATACCGCTCAAGCCGAAGAAAAACTTTTATCGGACTACGGTAAGATCTACGATGTTGTACGGAACATAGTGTTGGACGGTTAAAAATCAACACGAGAATAAAGTAAGTGTAGCAGAGATGAAGATGTTGTATTAGGTGTGTGATAAGCGTAGACAGGATAAAATTAGAAATGACAATATTAGAGAAAATGTTGGGATAATGTCTATAGAAAAGATGGCGGAAAATAAATTTAGGTGATTTGGATGTAGGTAATAGTCCTATGAAATTTGTGATTAAAAAAATAGATCAGATATAAAGGAGTCAAACAGCTGGATACTCCctttttttttttcctttttaattattattttttaattttttacacATATCAATAAAGCTAATGATTGTGGTTACTTTTCAAGAAATAAATTTCCTTTTATCTATAATACCTTTAACTTTTTATTATCTTAACTTAATTTTTCTCTCTctataataaataattaataattagGGATAATTTTGACAACTATCATCAACACTACTTTGAACTTTGAAAACCACAACTAAAAAGAAATATAAAATTTTGACAAAAGTGGGACCGGAGGGAGTAGTTAGAGAAAGGTATAGAAAAACTATAAGAGAATTTATTAAGAAAATTTTTGAAATTAGCGATTCAGATATAAAAATGGTTCTAGATAAAACATTATAGTGAAAGTTAATCTATGCAGTCGACCGCACTTTTCATAATAAGACTctgttattgttgttattgtcATTGTATGCTGGCTTAATTTATTTTTGAAAGGTATCTGACACTGACGTCCAGCTAGAGCTTAAGATTGTACTAGTACCAATAATGTAGCTATTGTACccatgttgctgttgctggtAAATTTAGAAGAGAAAAACGTGCGATAAACCAAGTACAATATCGAAAAGAAAATATTAACTGTCCCCAACCAACATCCACAATTGTTAAAACCAGATGACATGGAAACTATAGGAAGCAACTAGTTTTACATGCTAAACTTTCAATTGTTATGATCAAATCAACCATTCAACAACCAAACGCGTTTGAAGTAATTGGTCAATTCAAGACCAACAAGAAGTCAATGGTAGTTAAGTTGTTTCCTAATAGACTGCAACAGGTGACTGAGTACCTTGTTTCCGTGTCAAGAAAGTTATAATGGAACCAAATCATGTCCACATTTCTTATAAGTTATATTCCTTTTTATCTTTTTAATTCAAAAAAGACAGTCCACTTCAATGATAGATAATTTTTTAAAAACACTTTAATAACAAATAACCTCAAAGACCGAAATGAACAATCATGAACACAACAATGGGGATCCACCAAAGAAAAAACAAATATATTTTATAAAACTACTATACTTTCTAATTTCAAATGTTGCTAAATACTACTACATTTCTTAAAAACAGAGAAATAATAAAGAAGCCACACATATCCTAATTTCAAATTTTGCTACATGCATTTTCCGGTCAATAATCTAAACAAAAATTTActttttaaattaattaaataatatcTAATATAGATCATTgtttaataaatttaaaaattttatttataatagtGACTCGTATTCactttttttttatgaatttaatttttttttaatatagGATTGGAGCCTCCAAATGAAAGATTTTAGAAATCATGAAAAAATAGTCATGTTATCAACTATTTGGTTCCACTTTCTCTGGTTTATTTCCCACTAGTTGTCACACTGTCCATCAAATTTATGCGTTATTGTCAGACAATGATAGCATATTTTGCTGGGGAAATTTCGTGGAAATTTCCATGCCTTTCTCTCCTAATCCTATCACTAGGTTGAATAGATTCTTTTAAAGGGACGTTGAATACATTAAAAGAAAATTATTCATAATACTTTTAGTTATTTATTACACTAAAAAACTAGATAAAATGATATGATAAATAAAAAAacattttgaaaattaaaaaaagagTTTAATGGATATGCTCTTATATTATAAAATGATTTTACAGTTTCATCCAATAGAAAACCAATTGTCATTAAAAGAACTTTAAAATACAGTGTAATATGATAGAATATATGATTGTCATTAGTTCAATATAAAAAGATTAGTGATATTAAAGGCATAATTTTAAAATCATTATTGTTATGTCTTGTCTGAATGATTAAACCAAAATACTAGACCTCTCGTTTAAATTGGTTATACTGTACTAGTGAAAATCGACTTGTTCGCACTTCGCACTAAATATACATGTTGATACAAATTTAATAAAAAAACCAAATGaaaatcaaacttgtaaagaGATTTTCTTTTTAAGTGTATGTTTGGTTTGTTGTTTGGAATAACCTAAAAGTAATTTTAAAGATGTAGAATTGATTTTGAAATGATTTTAAGATGTTTGGTTCTTCTAATGTAAAATTGATTATACGTTCAAAATTAATTCTACTTAAAACTACAATTTATAGTTTTTAGTTTAAACGTGTTTAACTCACTTTTACGTAAATCTATCCAAAATAATTTACTTACATCCAACTTACTTATAATCAAAATCAAATCTACAAAATTAATTCACTCATAATCAATTCTCCTCATTATATGTGAACAGAGCTTTTCATAACTCTTTTGTTTACATTTCACAATACATCCTTAAATCCTAGCTAAAAGTTGATATTGTTAgataaaaaataattattagaGTTCGAACTTATTTATGAATTTCTAACAGTTATTAATTATCATTTTGTTTATGGGTAAAAGAATAATATTTAAAATACATTTTATacaaaaacaaaattataatCAAATAAATAGGTGTAATTTACTGGTATATATATAGAACCATCAAAATAGACTAAATCATAGGTAGAATCATAAGATTTGTCTTAGAATTATAATCAatatttttcaagatttttttaATCTTACTCTAAAAAGCCTATTACCTAGTAGACTTAACCCGTATATCTCAGGTAGTCTGGTAAATCCCCTTAACTATAAacttttaaaatatatattaatattaatatttatgTTATCATTCTAAAACAACAAATTAATTTTTCTCACCTAACTATATTTTATCCCTGTTCATCTTTCTCTTTTAAATATTATACATAAATAAATgtaaattaatatttaattattttgtaTTTTACTTTATAATTTTTACATATTCTATAAGTTTCTTTTATGTTAAATCACtaaatattattttatataatTTAGATCATGTATGACATATTATAGTATTTTAAAATATagtatttaaaaatatat from Lathyrus oleraceus cultivar Zhongwan6 chromosome 7, CAAS_Psat_ZW6_1.0, whole genome shotgun sequence encodes the following:
- the LOC127108133 gene encoding UDP-URONIC ACID TRANSPORTER 1 isoform X2, which gives rise to MLNEGNENVLKGGSGSKPGKMVSPNNKEFMFICFLVSLWYSSNIGVILLNKYLLSNYGFKFPIFLTMCHMSACAIFSYISIVFFKVVPQQMIKSRSQFLKIATLSIVFCASVVGGNISLRYLAVSFNQAVGATTPFFTAVFAYLATFKREAWITYAALVPVVAGVVIASGGEPGFHVFGFVMCLSATAARAFKSVLQGILLSSEGEKLNSMNLLLYMSPIAVVLLLPAALIMEPNVIDVTLTLGKEHKFMGVLLLLNSATAYAANLTNFLVTKHTSALTLQVLGNAKGAVAVVISILIFRNPVTVIGMGGYAVTVMGVVAYGETKRRFR
- the LOC127108133 gene encoding UDP-URONIC ACID TRANSPORTER 1 isoform X1, with product MSSHNSYNMRSKGSIENENKGTVKDKDDGGGSGSKPGKMVSPNNKEFMFICFLVSLWYSSNIGVILLNKYLLSNYGFKFPIFLTMCHMSACAIFSYISIVFFKVVPQQMIKSRSQFLKIATLSIVFCASVVGGNISLRYLAVSFNQAVGATTPFFTAVFAYLATFKREAWITYAALVPVVAGVVIASGGEPGFHVFGFVMCLSATAARAFKSVLQGILLSSEGEKLNSMNLLLYMSPIAVVLLLPAALIMEPNVIDVTLTLGKEHKFMGVLLLLNSATAYAANLTNFLVTKHTSALTLQVLGNAKGAVAVVISILIFRNPVTVIGMGGYAVTVMGVVAYGETKRRFR
- the LOC127108132 gene encoding calcium-transporting ATPase 4, plasma membrane-type, whose product is MERLLKDFDLQPKNPSVEALRRWRSAVTLVKNRRRRFRMVADLEKRSEAEQIKHGIKEKIRIALYVQKAALQFIDAGNRVEYKLSQEATEAGFEIHPNEIASIVRSQDYRNLSNNGGVEAIARKLSVSTDEGVSEASIDCRQKIFGVNRYTEKPPRTFLMFVWDAMQDLTLTILMVCAVISIGVGIATEGWPKGTYDGVGIIISIFLVVIVTAVSDYKQSLQFMDLDKEKKKIFVQVTRDGKRKKISIYDVVVGDIVHLSTGDQVPADGTYISGYSLLIDESSLSGESEPVFITEKHPFLLSGTKVQDGQGKMLVTTVGMRTEWGKLMETLNEGGDDETPLQVKLNGVATIIGKIGLGFAIVTFLVLTIRFLVEKALHGEFSNWSSNDATKLLNFFAIAVTIIVVAVPEGLPLAVTLSLAFAMKKLMNDKALVRHLSACETMGSASCICTDKTGTLTTNHMVVNKIWICENTTQLKGNESADELKTNIPEGVLSILLQAICQNTSAEIVKDKNGKNTILGSPTESALLEFGLLLGSDFDARNHSKAYKILKLEPFNSVRKKMSVLVSLPDGSVQAFCKGASEIILEMCDKIIDCNGQVVDLPANRANVVLDVINSFASEALRTLCLAVKDINETRGGTKIPDSGYTLIAIVGIKDPVRPGVKEAVQTCIAAGITVRMVTGDNINTAKAIAKECGILTDDGVAIEGPSFRDLSTEQLKDIIPRIQVMARSLPLDKHKLVTNLKNMFGEVVAVTGDGTNDAPALHEANIGLAMGIAGTEVAKEKADVIIMDDNFATIVNVVKWGRAVYINIQKFVQFQLTVNVVALIINFVSACITGSAPLTAVQLLWVNLIMDTLGALALATEPPNDGLLKRPPVGRGTSFITKTMWRNIIGQSIYQLIVLAILNFDGKRLLRIGGSDATEVLNTLIFNSFVFCQVFNEINSRDMEKINIFKGMFDSWIFLMIIFATVAFQAVIVEFLGAFASTVPLSWQFWLLSVLIGAISMPVAVILKCIPVENKNTTNKQHHDGYDALPSGPELA